The proteins below come from a single Geobacillus thermoleovorans genomic window:
- a CDS encoding 3D domain-containing protein has translation MNGFRQFVRRTAMTLLFLAALFATFESVSGVDAKTVLHPFPSALSMDHQPVWGMKELAKNGGRSVLRLEDHFDWSKYPSVEVVATGYTAGIESTGKTPDHPEYGITYSGVRVKRDLYSTIAADLSIFPIGTILFIPGYGFGVVADKGGAIKGHRLDLYYETVEDVYKYWGKRKVQVYIIQKGDGKLSEEELKRLNEDETMQVFRQQYLESKS, from the coding sequence TTGAATGGGTTTAGGCAGTTCGTGCGCCGAACCGCGATGACGCTGCTGTTTTTGGCGGCGCTCTTTGCGACATTCGAGTCCGTTTCCGGGGTTGACGCGAAGACGGTTCTCCATCCCTTTCCGAGCGCTTTATCGATGGATCATCAGCCCGTTTGGGGAATGAAAGAGCTCGCGAAAAACGGGGGCCGCTCCGTTTTGCGGCTTGAGGATCATTTTGACTGGTCAAAATATCCTTCCGTTGAAGTGGTCGCCACCGGCTATACAGCCGGCATTGAATCGACCGGGAAAACGCCCGATCACCCTGAGTATGGCATCACGTACTCCGGCGTCCGCGTTAAGCGCGACCTTTATTCGACGATTGCTGCCGATTTATCGATCTTTCCGATCGGCACGATTTTGTTCATCCCCGGATACGGGTTCGGCGTCGTCGCCGACAAAGGCGGGGCGATCAAAGGCCATCGTCTTGATTTATATTACGAAACCGTAGAAGATGTCTATAAATATTGGGGAAAAAGGAAAGTGCAAGTTTACATTATCCAAAAAGGGGACGGCAAGCTGTCAGAAGAAGAGTTGAAGCGGCTGAACGAAGATGAAACGATGCAAGTGTTCCGGCAGCAATATTTGGAATCGAAAAGTTAA
- a CDS encoding NAD(P)/FAD-dependent oxidoreductase, with product MSVKEDRNVYDVTIIGGGPTGMFAAFYGGLRQMKVKIIESLPQLGGQLAALYPEKYIYDVAGFPKVRAQELVNQLKEQMDLFSPTVCLNESVDTLEKQEDGTFKLVTNQQIHYSKTVIITAGNGAFQPRRLEIESASRYEGKNLHYFINDLGQFSGKRVLVCGGGDSAVDWSLMLEPIAQSVTIVHRRDKFRAHEHSVEQLKKSSVQVKTPFVPVELVGDEHAIRQVILEHVKEGTKETIDVDAVIVNYGFISSLGPIKNWGLDIEKNAIKVNSRMETNIPGVYAAGDICTYDGKIKLIACGFGEAPIAISSAKTYIDPTARMQPAHSTSLF from the coding sequence ATGTCGGTGAAAGAAGATCGCAACGTCTACGATGTCACCATTATCGGCGGCGGGCCGACCGGGATGTTTGCCGCGTTTTACGGCGGCTTGCGGCAAATGAAAGTCAAAATTATCGAAAGCCTTCCGCAGCTTGGAGGGCAGCTGGCCGCGTTATATCCGGAAAAATACATATATGATGTCGCCGGATTTCCGAAAGTGCGCGCCCAAGAGCTTGTCAACCAGCTGAAAGAGCAGATGGACCTATTTTCGCCGACCGTCTGCCTGAACGAGTCGGTCGACACGCTCGAAAAGCAGGAGGACGGAACGTTTAAACTCGTCACCAATCAACAAATCCATTATTCGAAAACGGTCATCATCACCGCCGGAAACGGCGCCTTTCAGCCGCGTCGGCTCGAAATCGAAAGCGCTTCCCGCTATGAAGGAAAAAACTTACATTACTTCATCAACGACTTGGGGCAGTTTTCCGGAAAGCGCGTGCTCGTCTGCGGCGGCGGCGACTCGGCTGTTGACTGGTCGCTCATGCTCGAACCGATCGCCCAAAGCGTCACGATTGTGCATCGCCGCGACAAATTCCGCGCCCATGAACATAGCGTCGAGCAGCTCAAGAAGTCCAGCGTGCAAGTGAAAACGCCGTTTGTGCCCGTTGAACTCGTCGGCGATGAACACGCCATCCGCCAAGTCATCCTCGAGCATGTGAAAGAAGGAACGAAAGAAACGATCGATGTCGACGCCGTCATTGTCAACTACGGCTTTATTTCTTCGCTTGGCCCCATCAAAAACTGGGGGCTTGACATCGAAAAAAATGCGATCAAAGTCAACTCGCGGATGGAAACGAACATCCCCGGCGTGTATGCGGCGGGCGACATTTGCACGTACGACGGGAAAATCAAGCTGATCGCCTGCGGCTTTGGCGAAGCGCCGATCGCCATCAGCAGCGCCAAAACGTACATCGACCCGACGGCGCGGATGCAGCCGGCGCACTCGACATCGCTGTTTTAA
- a CDS encoding cobalamin-binding protein: MRIVSLCPSNTELLAYLGRLDDVAAVDDSSDWPPEVKQLPKVGPDLRIDMDQVEALKPDLVVASLSVPGMERNVEELKRRGLPHLVLAPNSLDDIANDLLRLGEALGETKKAAELVRRYHDVLDWHRERAASAEPSRLYWEWWPRPIFTPGGANWLSELSELAGGRNIFSDIPQASVQTEWDDVLARNPSHILLVWVGVQTKKMNRKAVTTRPNAEQIEAVRTGNIYVLEEALYCRPSPRLLVGLKKLAPLLHPALFPPADDSDPLLGG, translated from the coding sequence ATGAGAATCGTTTCCCTTTGTCCAAGCAACACCGAACTGCTCGCCTATCTCGGCCGCCTTGACGATGTCGCCGCCGTCGACGATTCGTCCGACTGGCCGCCGGAAGTGAAGCAGCTGCCGAAAGTCGGGCCGGATCTGCGCATTGATATGGATCAAGTCGAGGCGCTCAAACCGGATCTCGTCGTCGCATCCCTAAGCGTGCCCGGCATGGAGCGCAACGTCGAGGAGCTCAAACGGCGCGGGCTCCCGCATCTCGTGCTGGCGCCGAATTCGCTCGATGACATTGCCAACGACCTTCTTCGGCTTGGCGAGGCGCTTGGTGAAACGAAAAAAGCGGCCGAACTCGTCCGCCGCTATCATGACGTGCTTGATTGGCATCGCGAGCGGGCCGCATCGGCTGAACCGTCCCGCCTTTATTGGGAATGGTGGCCGCGGCCGATCTTCACACCGGGCGGCGCCAACTGGCTGAGCGAACTAAGTGAGCTCGCCGGCGGGCGCAACATTTTCTCCGACATCCCGCAAGCGAGCGTTCAAACGGAATGGGACGACGTTCTCGCCCGCAATCCGTCGCACATCTTGCTCGTTTGGGTCGGCGTGCAGACAAAAAAAATGAACCGAAAAGCGGTCACAACTCGTCCGAACGCCGAACAGATCGAAGCAGTCCGCACCGGAAACATCTATGTTTTGGAAGAAGCGCTCTATTGCCGTCCGTCTCCGCGCCTCTTGGTCGGATTAAAAAAATTGGCGCCGCTTTTGCATCCGGCGCTGTTTCCTCCCGCTGACGACAGCGATCCGCTCCTTGGCGGCTGA
- a CDS encoding HesB/IscA family protein — protein MAEAVITLTEAAAFQIKDMMKEQEEEGAYLRVGVHGGGCSGLSYGMGFDHERREDDIEFEQHGIKILVDRDSAPILRGTVIDYKQSLLGGGFTINNPNAIATCGCGSSFRTATNAGTPEQC, from the coding sequence ATGGCAGAGGCAGTTATTACGCTGACAGAAGCGGCAGCGTTTCAAATCAAAGATATGATGAAAGAGCAGGAAGAAGAGGGCGCGTACTTGCGCGTCGGCGTCCATGGCGGCGGCTGCAGCGGGTTGTCGTACGGCATGGGCTTTGACCATGAGCGGCGTGAGGATGACATCGAATTTGAGCAGCACGGCATCAAAATTTTGGTGGACCGCGACAGCGCGCCGATTTTGCGCGGAACGGTCATCGACTATAAACAGTCGCTGCTTGGCGGCGGGTTTACGATCAACAATCCGAACGCCATTGCGACATGCGGCTGCGGCTCCTCGTTCCGCACAGCGACCAATGCCGGCACGCCGGAGCAATGCTAA
- a CDS encoding leucyl aminopeptidase, translated as MFTVKPLPSAKERDEALVVGLFEGANSWSGLAGEYDARLGGRLSELQKEGDISAKRGRIATVHPFLPMGAKRLYFVGLGKKEELTFERLREVFGKLFRTLKQAKRTKAAVALDTFTTEAVDGNEAAHALAEAYHLATYEFPGYKQKKSQPDYQLESLIVYTAAEAAEIEASLFVGSVYGKATNSARTLVNTPGNLLTASDLADYAVKLANRYDFDYEVLEKEDMERLGMGALLAVNQGSKQPPKLIVLKYQGKDEWEDVIALVGKGVTFDTGGYCLKPRDSMVDMKTDMAGAAAVLGAMEAIGELRPEQNVLAVIPATDNMISGEAFKPDDVITSLSGKTIEVKNTDAEGRLILADAVTYAKQHGASYIIDVATLTGGVIVALGTDKTGAMTNNEELFEQLLEASMETGEFIWRLPITENDRERVRSSKIADLNNSPGREGHAIMGGAFIGEFAEDTPWVHLDIAGTAATKKDGDLGPAGATGVMVRTLTAFVERFE; from the coding sequence ATGTTTACGGTAAAACCTTTGCCGTCGGCAAAGGAACGGGATGAAGCGCTTGTCGTCGGTTTGTTTGAAGGGGCGAATTCATGGAGCGGCCTTGCCGGCGAATACGATGCCCGTCTTGGCGGACGGCTGTCGGAACTGCAGAAAGAAGGCGATATTTCCGCGAAGCGGGGGCGCATCGCCACCGTTCATCCATTTTTGCCGATGGGGGCGAAGCGGCTGTATTTCGTCGGTCTCGGAAAAAAAGAAGAGTTGACGTTTGAGCGGCTGCGCGAGGTGTTCGGCAAGCTGTTTCGCACGTTGAAGCAGGCGAAGCGGACGAAAGCGGCGGTCGCGCTGGACACGTTTACGACCGAGGCCGTCGATGGAAACGAAGCGGCGCACGCCTTGGCGGAAGCCTATCACTTGGCGACGTATGAATTCCCTGGGTATAAGCAGAAAAAGTCACAACCGGACTACCAGCTCGAATCGCTCATCGTCTACACGGCGGCCGAAGCGGCGGAAATTGAAGCGAGCTTGTTTGTCGGTTCGGTATACGGGAAGGCGACGAATTCGGCGCGCACGCTTGTCAATACGCCGGGGAATTTGCTGACGGCGTCGGATTTGGCTGATTATGCCGTGAAGCTCGCGAACCGATACGATTTTGACTATGAAGTTTTGGAGAAAGAAGACATGGAGCGGCTCGGCATGGGAGCGCTTTTGGCCGTCAATCAAGGCTCGAAACAGCCGCCCAAACTGATCGTCTTAAAATACCAAGGAAAAGACGAGTGGGAAGACGTGATCGCCCTCGTCGGCAAAGGGGTGACGTTCGATACGGGCGGCTATTGTTTGAAGCCGCGCGACAGCATGGTCGACATGAAAACCGATATGGCCGGCGCGGCGGCGGTGCTCGGGGCGATGGAAGCGATCGGCGAACTGCGGCCGGAACAAAACGTGCTCGCCGTCATTCCGGCGACCGACAATATGATCAGCGGCGAGGCGTTCAAGCCGGACGATGTCATTACGTCGCTGTCCGGAAAAACGATTGAAGTGAAAAACACGGATGCGGAAGGACGGCTCATTTTGGCCGATGCGGTGACCTATGCGAAACAGCACGGCGCCAGCTATATCATCGATGTCGCTACGTTGACGGGCGGAGTGATCGTCGCCTTGGGCACGGACAAAACGGGCGCGATGACGAACAATGAGGAGCTGTTTGAGCAATTGCTTGAAGCGTCGATGGAAACCGGGGAGTTCATTTGGCGGCTGCCCATTACAGAAAACGACCGCGAGCGGGTGCGAAGCAGCAAAATCGCCGACTTGAACAATTCTCCGGGGCGGGAAGGACACGCCATTATGGGCGGGGCGTTCATCGGCGAATTTGCGGAAGATACGCCGTGGGTGCATTTGGATATCGCCGGCACGGCCGCCACAAAGAAAGACGGCGACCTCGGTCCGGCTGGGGCGACAGGCGTGATGGTGCGCACGCTCACCGCGTTTGTCGAGCGGTTTGAATAA
- a CDS encoding DUF47 domain-containing protein: MIFSPKKDVFFDMLFTISENVKEAAQYFVEYKIQSVSDLKEFARVMKEYERKGDSFIHELVVQLNKTFITPIEREDIHQLAMKMDDVLDGFEQCSARFEMFSFTDIDEHMVKFFDYIYQSTIEIVHALELLANKKLLDMRQHAIKIKDYETKCDEILRASIKNLFVTQKDPIKIIQYKELYEMLEEIADSCEDVANTLETIIMRNA, encoded by the coding sequence ATGATTTTTTCACCGAAAAAAGACGTTTTCTTCGACATGTTGTTTACGATTTCGGAAAATGTGAAGGAAGCGGCGCAATATTTTGTCGAGTATAAAATTCAAAGCGTAAGCGACTTGAAAGAATTTGCCCGCGTCATGAAAGAGTACGAACGAAAGGGCGATTCATTCATCCATGAACTGGTCGTCCAATTGAACAAAACGTTCATTACGCCGATCGAGCGGGAAGACATCCACCAGTTGGCGATGAAAATGGACGATGTGCTTGACGGATTTGAGCAATGTTCAGCGCGGTTTGAAATGTTTTCGTTCACGGACATTGATGAACATATGGTGAAGTTTTTTGACTATATTTATCAAAGCACGATTGAAATTGTTCACGCCCTCGAACTGCTTGCGAACAAAAAATTGCTCGATATGCGCCAACATGCCATTAAAATCAAGGACTATGAAACGAAGTGCGACGAAATTTTGCGCGCGTCGATCAAAAACTTGTTTGTGACGCAAAAAGACCCGATTAAAATCATTCAATACAAAGAGCTTTACGAAATGTTGGAAGAGATTGCCGACAGTTGTGAAGATGTCGCCAATACGTTAGAGACGATTATCATGCGCAACGCATAA
- a CDS encoding YuzB family protein: MMLPIIEFCISNLASGSYKAMEMLEKDPNLDIIEYSCLSYCTRCAETLFALVNGEFVSGETPEQLVENIYRHLEENPMF; the protein is encoded by the coding sequence ATGATGTTGCCAATCATCGAATTTTGCATCAGCAACTTAGCCAGCGGGTCGTACAAAGCAATGGAAATGTTGGAAAAGGATCCGAACTTGGACATCATTGAATACAGTTGCTTAAGCTATTGCACACGCTGCGCGGAAACGCTGTTTGCGCTCGTCAACGGCGAGTTTGTCAGCGGCGAAACGCCTGAGCAGCTCGTGGAAAATATTTATCGGCATCTCGAGGAAAACCCAATGTTTTAA
- a CDS encoding NUDIX domain-containing protein, whose product MDNKRGNVWIAAAGLVINENGEWLVVKKKYSGLKGKWSLPAGFVQPGEMLDEAAVREVKEETGIDAEPVALLGLRTGVIAGEISDNMAIFLLRPLSRDIVVQTDELYAAAFFSKTALQNDPNTSGLLRYLLALEPLDSLSLHDGLNPGDPFGYTKYRLYFESSKLKE is encoded by the coding sequence ATGGACAACAAACGAGGAAACGTTTGGATTGCGGCGGCCGGACTGGTCATAAACGAGAATGGGGAATGGCTCGTTGTCAAGAAAAAATACAGCGGGCTAAAAGGCAAATGGTCGCTGCCGGCCGGGTTCGTCCAGCCGGGGGAAATGCTCGATGAGGCGGCGGTTCGGGAAGTGAAGGAAGAAACGGGGATCGACGCCGAACCGGTCGCGCTTCTTGGCTTGCGCACCGGCGTCATCGCTGGGGAGATCAGCGACAATATGGCGATTTTTCTGTTGCGCCCGCTCTCGCGCGACATCGTCGTGCAGACGGATGAGCTGTATGCCGCCGCGTTTTTCAGCAAAACGGCGCTTCAGAATGATCCGAACACATCAGGCTTGCTTCGCTATTTGTTGGCGCTCGAGCCGCTTGATTCCCTTTCTCTGCATGACGGACTCAATCCCGGCGATCCGTTCGGCTACACGAAATACCGCCTTTACTTTGAATCATCAAAATTGAAAGAATAG
- a CDS encoding YuiA family protein, translating to MTKTLTMNDCPYCEGHGYVQLLLGGSETCYSCQGTGSDHEEDDDH from the coding sequence ATGACAAAAACATTGACAATGAACGACTGCCCGTACTGCGAGGGGCATGGATACGTTCAGCTGCTTTTGGGCGGATCGGAAACGTGCTACAGTTGCCAAGGAACGGGAAGCGATCACGAAGAGGATGACGATCATTGA
- a CDS encoding YuiB family protein: protein MQMSLPVVLISMVLFFVLFFGIGFLVNMLLRMTWITAVCFPLIAVFIIDDVPLTRYFTAPSEAFAALGRKITSLAAADLLILSSGFAGALCAGWAIRTLRAKGYQMF, encoded by the coding sequence ATGCAAATGAGTTTGCCGGTTGTTTTGATTTCGATGGTTTTATTTTTTGTGTTGTTTTTTGGCATTGGGTTTTTGGTGAATATGTTGCTGCGCATGACATGGATTACAGCGGTCTGCTTTCCGTTGATTGCGGTTTTCATTATTGATGATGTGCCGTTGACGCGCTATTTCACCGCACCGTCCGAGGCGTTCGCCGCGCTCGGCCGGAAAATCACTTCGCTGGCGGCGGCGGATCTGTTGATTTTGTCAAGCGGATTTGCCGGCGCTCTTTGCGCCGGATGGGCGATCCGCACGCTGCGGGCGAAAGGGTATCAAATGTTTTAG
- a CDS encoding LapA family protein, with protein sequence MKGQINVILALVLALIVALLAVANVEQVTIHYLVGETRLPLIIVILGSAVLGGLVVGMLGWVRLFSLRRQVKLLEREREEWTKNKAGNTDGESVSLEREG encoded by the coding sequence ATGAAAGGACAAATCAATGTCATCTTGGCGCTTGTCTTGGCGCTCATTGTGGCGCTGCTGGCGGTGGCGAATGTCGAGCAGGTGACGATCCATTATTTAGTCGGCGAAACCCGCTTGCCGCTCATTATCGTCATTTTAGGTTCGGCCGTCCTTGGCGGCCTTGTCGTCGGCATGCTCGGATGGGTGCGTTTGTTCAGCCTGCGCCGGCAGGTGAAGCTGCTCGAGAGAGAGCGGGAGGAATGGACGAAAAACAAGGCTGGGAATACTGATGGCGAGTCGGTTTCGCTGGAGCGAGAGGGATGA
- the dapF gene encoding diaminopimelate epimerase has protein sequence MRSFSFTKMHGLGNSYIYVDLFRETLPEEELPAIARSVADVHTGIGSDGLILICPSEKAPVKMRIFNSDGSEGKNCGNGLRCVAKYAYEHGIVSDRTFLIETLSGLVEARVAVADGEVTSVTVDMGEPRLERSAIPMLGPEAERVVAEPFAIAGGEYEITAVSMGNPHVIFYVDDIQKAPVTTLGPLVEKDPRFPEGVNVEFVEVVNERELHFRVWERGSGVTQACGTGACAAVVASVLNGKTARGEETVVHLAGGDLTIVWGHDGRVRMTGPAETVCTGVYYYRGGRNG, from the coding sequence GTGCGTTCTTTTTCGTTTACGAAAATGCATGGATTGGGTAATAGCTACATATACGTTGATCTGTTCCGGGAAACATTGCCCGAGGAGGAGCTGCCGGCGATCGCCCGCAGCGTCGCCGATGTCCACACAGGCATCGGCTCCGATGGCTTGATTCTCATTTGTCCATCGGAGAAAGCGCCAGTCAAAATGCGCATTTTTAACAGCGATGGCTCGGAAGGAAAAAACTGCGGCAACGGCTTGCGCTGCGTGGCGAAATACGCGTACGAGCACGGCATCGTCAGCGACCGCACCTTTTTGATTGAAACGCTCTCCGGGCTTGTCGAAGCCCGTGTTGCAGTAGCAGATGGCGAAGTGACAAGCGTGACGGTCGATATGGGCGAGCCGCGCCTTGAGCGGAGCGCCATTCCGATGCTTGGTCCGGAAGCGGAGCGGGTCGTCGCCGAGCCGTTTGCCATCGCTGGGGGCGAATATGAAATTACGGCGGTGTCCATGGGCAACCCGCATGTGATCTTTTACGTTGATGACATCCAAAAAGCGCCGGTGACGACGCTTGGCCCGCTCGTGGAAAAGGACCCGCGCTTTCCGGAAGGGGTGAACGTCGAGTTTGTCGAAGTGGTGAACGAGCGCGAGCTTCATTTCCGCGTCTGGGAGCGCGGCTCCGGCGTGACGCAGGCGTGCGGGACCGGAGCGTGCGCGGCGGTCGTCGCTTCCGTGTTAAACGGCAAAACGGCGCGCGGGGAGGAAACGGTCGTCCATTTGGCCGGCGGCGATTTAACGATCGTATGGGGGCACGACGGGCGCGTGCGCATGACCGGTCCGGCGGAGACCGTGTGCACCGGCGTTTATTACTACCGAGGCGGGCGGAACGGTTGA
- a CDS encoding NAD(P)/FAD-dependent oxidoreductase translates to MIQVRKPNVVILGAGYGGLMTTVRLQKLIGVNEANITLVNKHDYHYETTWLHEASAGTLHHDRVRYPISDVIDRNKVKFIQDTVTKIIPNEKKVLLENGELTYDYLVIALGFESETFGIKGLKEYAFSIANVDAARQIREHIEYQFATYNAEEEKKEERLTIVVGGAGFTGIEFLGELANRMPELCREYDIDPHKVRIICVEAAPTALPGFDPELVEYAVSQLERKGVEFRIGTAIKECTPDGIIVAKGDDVEEIKAGTVIWAAGVRGSRVIEESGFEAARARIKVDPYLRVPGHEDIFVVGDCSLVIDEETNRPYPPTAQIAMQEGQLCAKNLAVLIRGQGELEPFKPDIKGTVCSLGHDDAIGVVFGKKLWGAKASFMKKVIDNRALYLIGGSSLVMKKGKFKFF, encoded by the coding sequence GTGATCCAGGTGAGAAAACCAAACGTTGTCATTTTAGGCGCTGGCTATGGCGGGTTGATGACGACCGTTCGCCTGCAAAAGCTCATCGGCGTGAACGAAGCGAACATTACGCTCGTAAACAAGCACGATTACCATTATGAGACGACATGGCTTCATGAGGCATCGGCTGGGACGCTGCATCATGACCGCGTTCGCTATCCGATCAGCGATGTCATCGACCGGAACAAAGTGAAATTCATCCAAGATACGGTGACGAAAATCATTCCAAACGAAAAGAAAGTGCTGCTTGAAAACGGCGAGCTGACGTACGATTATCTCGTCATTGCCCTTGGGTTTGAATCAGAAACGTTCGGCATCAAAGGGTTGAAGGAATACGCATTTTCGATCGCCAATGTCGACGCCGCGCGGCAAATCCGCGAACATATCGAGTACCAGTTTGCGACGTACAACGCAGAAGAGGAAAAGAAAGAGGAGCGATTGACGATCGTCGTCGGCGGGGCGGGATTTACCGGCATTGAATTTTTAGGCGAGCTCGCCAACCGGATGCCGGAGCTGTGCCGCGAGTATGACATCGACCCGCACAAAGTGCGCATTATTTGCGTGGAGGCGGCGCCAACGGCGTTGCCGGGCTTCGATCCGGAGCTCGTCGAGTACGCGGTCAGCCAGCTTGAGCGCAAAGGAGTCGAGTTTCGAATCGGCACGGCGATTAAGGAATGCACGCCGGATGGCATCATTGTCGCTAAAGGTGATGATGTCGAGGAAATTAAAGCCGGCACGGTCATTTGGGCGGCCGGCGTGCGCGGCAGCCGCGTCATCGAGGAATCTGGGTTTGAAGCGGCGCGGGCGCGCATTAAAGTGGACCCGTACTTGCGTGTCCCGGGGCATGAAGACATTTTCGTCGTCGGCGACTGTTCGCTCGTGATTGATGAAGAAACGAACCGCCCGTATCCGCCGACGGCGCAAATCGCCATGCAAGAAGGCCAGCTGTGCGCGAAAAACTTGGCGGTGCTCATCCGTGGACAAGGGGAGCTGGAGCCGTTTAAGCCGGATATTAAAGGGACGGTTTGCTCGCTCGGCCATGATGATGCCATCGGCGTCGTGTTCGGCAAAAAGCTGTGGGGCGCCAAAGCGAGCTTCATGAAAAAAGTGATTGACAACCGCGCCCTGTATTTGATCGGCGGTTCGTCGCTTGTGATGAAAAAAGGCAAATTTAAATTTTTCTAA
- a CDS encoding inorganic phosphate transporter, which translates to MDTILILTICIVIFALAFDFINGFHDTANAIATSVSTRALTPRQAIILAATMNFIGALTFTGVAKTITKDIVDPFALENGPLIILAALTSAIAWNLITWYYGIPSSSSHAIIGSVAGAAISAAGVGILNYGGFLKILQSLILSPFLALGVGFIIMSIFRFIFKNANLYSTTRGFRMFQIVTAAFQAYTHGTNDAQKAMGIITMALIAGGYHATTDIPEWVRISAALAMGLGTAVGGWKIIKTVGGKIMKIRPINGAAADLSSALVILSATMFHLPVSTTHVISSAIMGVGAAQRVKGVKWGVARRIVLTWIITLPVSALIAGFVYQVLRLFF; encoded by the coding sequence ATGGATACGATCCTGATTTTAACGATCTGCATCGTCATTTTCGCATTGGCGTTTGACTTTATCAACGGCTTTCACGATACGGCCAACGCCATTGCCACATCGGTGTCGACAAGGGCGCTCACGCCGCGTCAAGCCATTATTTTGGCTGCGACGATGAACTTTATCGGCGCGCTCACCTTTACCGGCGTCGCAAAAACGATTACGAAAGACATTGTCGACCCGTTTGCGCTAGAAAATGGACCACTCATTATTTTAGCAGCGTTGACATCAGCCATTGCCTGGAATTTGATCACGTGGTATTACGGCATTCCGAGCAGCTCTTCGCACGCGATCATCGGTTCGGTCGCCGGAGCGGCGATTTCCGCGGCTGGGGTTGGGATTTTGAATTACGGCGGGTTTTTGAAAATTTTACAATCGCTGATTCTTTCCCCGTTTTTGGCGTTAGGGGTCGGCTTTATCATTATGAGCATTTTTCGTTTTATCTTTAAAAACGCCAACTTATACAGCACGACGAGGGGCTTTCGGATGTTTCAAATTGTGACCGCGGCGTTTCAGGCGTATACGCACGGAACAAACGACGCTCAAAAAGCGATGGGGATCATTACGATGGCGTTAATCGCCGGAGGATACCACGCGACGACCGACATTCCTGAATGGGTGCGCATTTCTGCCGCCTTGGCCATGGGATTGGGAACGGCTGTTGGTGGGTGGAAGATCATTAAAACGGTCGGTGGAAAAATTATGAAAATTCGTCCGATCAACGGAGCGGCGGCTGATTTGTCGTCCGCACTCGTCATTCTTTCAGCGACGATGTTCCACTTGCCAGTCAGCACGACGCACGTCATTTCCTCGGCCATCATGGGGGTCGGCGCCGCCCAACGGGTGAAAGGCGTCAAATGGGGCGTCGCTCGCCGCATTGTGCTGACATGGATCATCACCTTGCCAGTGTCAGCGTTGATTGCTGGGTTTGTGTACCAGGTTCTCCGTTTATTTTTCTAA